The DNA region AGGAATTATCGGATATGAATCCATACAATACACTGCCAACTCTGGTTGACCGTGAGCTGGTACTGTATGAGCCAAACGTGATGATGGAATACCTCGATGAGCGTTTTCCTCATCCGCCACTGCTGCCTGTTTACCCGGTGAGCCGTGCGCAGAATCGTCTGATGATGCATCGTATCCAGAAAGACTGGTGTGCGCTGGTTGACATCATTATGAATCCGAACACCAAGGAAACGCCTGCTAACCGCGCACGCAAAGAGCTGCGTGAAAGCCTGCTGGCCATTGCTCCGATTTTTGCTGAAAAGCCTTATTTCATGAGCGATGAGTTTACCCTGGTGGATTGCTGTGTAGCGCCGATTCTGTGGCGTCTGCCTGCAATGGGTATTGAACTACCTAAGCAGGGCAAGCCGATTCTGCAATACGCTGAACGGCTGTTTGCACGAGAGTCTTTCCAGGAAAGTCTGTCCGAAATCGAAAAAGAAATGCGCGAATAATCGAGCTTTTTTGTGGGTTGCTGCCAGATAGCGCACTGGCGCTGATGGCAGTTATTATTCTGGACAGTATGGTTCTTCAATCCGGAGACAGATATGACAATGACCAGTAGTCGTCCATATATTGCCCGCGCGCTGTATGAATGGATTCTAGATAACGACTGTACGCCTTATATCCTGGTGGACGCTGCTCGCCGTGGTGTTGAAGTGCCTCGTGAGTTCGTCAAGGACGGTCAGATTGTGCTGAATATTTCTCCATCGGCGGTGCGGGCTTTGCAGATGGAAAATGAGGTGATCACGTTCAGTGGGCGCTTTGGCGGTGAAGCTCTGACCATCACGATTCCTGCTGATGCTCTGATGGCTATTTACGCCCGTGAGAATGGCCAGGGCATGGTGTTTGAGGTTGAGCCTCAGATGGAAGAGGCTGAAGAGTTGGAAGCGGATATCGGTCTGGTTGAGGTATCTTCCGAGTCGAAACCTGCTGAAGACAAGCCAGTAGAGGCTAAGAAACCTGATGATTCAGGTGATAAGCCTAAAAAACCGGGTCGACCACATTTGAAAGTGGTTAAGTAAACAGAAAGGCTGCCTGAGGGTGGCCTTTTTTTTGCTTGAAATACCAGTGATTAGAAATCGGAAACGATATTACGTACCACTGCAATGAGGGTGTCATGAAGCTAACAATAATAACGGGTAGTCATCGTCGGGAATCCCAGAGCGAGCGGATCGGTCATATCTTGCGTAAAAGGGTTGAGGCACTTGGGCTGTTTGATGACAGTGAGGTGTTGAGTCTGTCGGGCAATCCTCTGCCACTCTGGGATGAGGTGATTTTCAGCGGGGATGAGCAATGGAAAGCATTGCTGTCACCCTGGCGGCAGACACTCAGGGCAAGCGATGCGCTGGTGGTTGTTACGCCGGAATGGAACGGGATGGTGCCGTCAGCCCTGAAAAATTTCTTTCTTTTGTTTGGTGCAGCAGAACTGGGGCATAAGCCGGCGCTGATTACGGCCGTGTCAGCCGGGCAGGGCGGTTCTTACCCTGTCGCAGAGTTAAGGATGAGCAGTTATAAAAATGCCCGCCTGTGTTTCATTCCGGAACATCTGATCATCAGGGATGTGGCTTCGGTGTTTACCGGAGACAATCAGGAGGCGGATATGCATCTGCA from Endozoicomonas sp. NE40 includes:
- a CDS encoding glutathione S-transferase N-terminal domain-containing protein, with translation MAVVAKKSSMIFFSDPADHYCHRVRIVLAEKGVAVDIQNVNPENLPQELSDMNPYNTLPTLVDRELVLYEPNVMMEYLDERFPHPPLLPVYPVSRAQNRLMMHRIQKDWCALVDIIMNPNTKETPANRARKELRESLLAIAPIFAEKPYFMSDEFTLVDCCVAPILWRLPAMGIELPKQGKPILQYAERLFARESFQESLSEIEKEMRE
- a CDS encoding ClpXP protease specificity-enhancing factor, with the protein product MTSSRPYIARALYEWILDNDCTPYILVDAARRGVEVPREFVKDGQIVLNISPSAVRALQMENEVITFSGRFGGEALTITIPADALMAIYARENGQGMVFEVEPQMEEAEELEADIGLVEVSSESKPAEDKPVEAKKPDDSGDKPKKPGRPHLKVVK
- a CDS encoding NADPH-dependent FMN reductase; this encodes MKLTIITGSHRRESQSERIGHILRKRVEALGLFDDSEVLSLSGNPLPLWDEVIFSGDEQWKALLSPWRQTLRASDALVVVTPEWNGMVPSALKNFFLLFGAAELGHKPALITAVSAGQGGSYPVAELRMSSYKNARLCFIPEHLIIRDVASVFTGDNQEADMHLQDRTDYALRLLSEYGKGLQQVRNSGVIDHKTFRNGM